The Fusobacterium necrophorum subsp. necrophorum genome includes the window ATCAAAGAGAATCTTATCTATTGGGGATATTTCATTCAATGGGAATACCATATTTTGGAGAGGCTTATTAGGAGTTTCCATTGGATACGAAAGAGGTTTAAGGGCATTAGGCGCAGAAAGTGATAAGGGAAAAGTTGCAACTACTCCGAAAGCAGAATTTAATAAATATACTTTAAATGTTAATTACTATAAACCTATTCAGCAAAAAGTAGTATACAGATTAAACATATCTGCAGCATATTCCAATGATGTGTTGTATGGTTCAGAAAAACAAAGTATAGGAGGAGTAGGAAGTGTTGGAGGTTACCATAGAACAGGAAATATACAGGGAGAGAAGGCAATAGAAATAGAAAATGAATTTTCATACAGATTAGTAAATTCGGCAAAAATTGGAAATGTATCCCCATATATAAGTTATTCCTATGGAGCTGTAAACAATAACAAAAATTATTCTAAATATGCCAAAGGATATATGTCAGGAGCAATAATAGGTCTTAGATATCATATGAAATATTTCGATTTTGATATAGCTTATGCAAAACCACTAACGCATTCAAGCTATCTAAAACCAAAAAATAGAGAAATATATTTCAGTGCAGCATTCAAATTTAAATTTTAAAAAAATAGGAAATTTAAATTAAGTGTTTGTAAAGTGGAGAGAAACAAAAATTTAAAAAAGATGTTTTCATAGGAAATGGAAGTATAAAAAATAAAGCGACACTATTTTCATTTAAAATTTTCAAAAAATAAAAAATGGCGGTAGTAGAAGGATTCGAACCCTCGACACCTGGTTCCGAAGACCAGTGCTCTATCCAGCTGAGCTATACTACCGTCTGATTACTCAACTATAATATCATAAGTTTCTCCTTTTTGCAAGTTTTTCTTTTTTCCTTTTTTCTTCTTCTTTAGACTTGAAATCTTTAGACTTGAAATGAGGAAAAAATAGTGTTATAATAAAAACACAGAAGGAAATTTCTGACCTTACCGCTATTTTCACGAGGTTTTGGGCCTAACGTCGTCACGGGGTTGGCACTGTTTACAGTAACTCAGGTTAATCACGAATACTTTCGTATTACGGATTCTGTATGCTAGTAAGTATCTAACTACCACCTATTTATTGGCGACTAAAACCGTACTGAAGGCGATAGGTCGGATTTTTTCATGTTATTATAAAAATATTCGAGAGGTGAGCAATGTTATTAGTGAATAAGGAGTTATCCAAAATTTTAACATCAACAGTGGAAAAGTTATATGCAGATAAAGAAATGAAAGAGGTGGAAATTGCACCGGCTACCAATGAAAAATTTGGAGATTTTCAATGTAATTTCGCTATGATGAATTCTAAAATAATTGGAAAAAACCCAAGAATGATTGCGGAAGAAATTCAAAAGAATTTAGTAGAAAATGAAGTCATTGAAAAACTAGAAATTGCAGGACCCGGATTTATCAATATATTTTTGAAAGAAGCTTATTTATCTACTTTTATTAAAAAGATTGGAAAGGAAAAATTTGATTTTTCTTTCTTGAACAGAAAAGGAGATGTAGTTATTGATTTCTCTTCTCCCAATATCGCAAAGAGAATGCATATAGGGCATTTACGTTCTACGATTATTGGAGACTCTATTTGTAGAATTTACCGATACTTGGGTTACCATGTGATTGGGGATAATCATATCGGAGATTGGGGAACGCAATTTGGGAAGTTGATTATCGGTTACCGTAAATGGTTGGATCAGGATGCCTATAAGAAGAATGCCATTGAAGAATTGGAAAGAGTATATGTGAAGTTCTCACAGGAATCGGAAGAGCATCCTGAACTGGAAGAGGAAGCTCGTTTGGAATTAAAAAAATTGCAAGATGGGGATGAAGAAAACTACAATCTTTGGAAAGAGTTTATTCAGGTATCTATGGAAGAATATGAGAAATTATATTCAAGATTGGACATTCATTTTGATACTTTCTATGGAGAATCTTTCTATCATCCTATTATGCCGGAAGTGGTAAAAGAATTAGTAGAAAGAGGGATTGCCAAAGAAGATGACGGGGCAAAAGTAGTTTTTTTCCCGGAAGAAGAAAATTTATTTCCCTGTATCGTTCAAAAGAAAGACGGAGCTTTTCTGTATGCAACTTCCGACATTGCGACTGTAAAGTTTAGATTACACACTTATGATGTCAATCGGTTGATTTATCTGACGGATGAAAGACAACAAGATCATTTCAAGCAATTTTTCCGTATCACGGAAATGTTGGGATGGAATGTAGAAAAATATCATGTTTGGTTTGGGATTATGCGTTTTGCAGATGGAGTGTTCTCCACGAGAAAGGGAAATGTCATTCGTTTGGAAGAATTATTGGATGAAGGAAAACGAAGAGCCTATGAGATTGTACAGGAAAAAAATCCTTCTCTTCCGGAAGAAGAAAAACAACATATTGCAGAGGTGGTCGGAGTGGGAGCGATTAAATATGCGGATTTATCTCAAAATCGACAAAGCCCGATTATTTTCGAGTGGGATAAAATTTTATCTTTTGAAGGAAATACTGCCCCATATTTACAATATTCCTATGCTAGAGTGCAATCTATTTTAGATAAGGCGAAAAATTTGGGAAAAGAAGCAACAGAGGATGTTGTTTTGGTTTTGCAAGATAAATATGAGAGATCTTTGGCAAATTATATGACAATTTTTCCTTCTTCCGTATTAAAGGCTGCGGAAACCTGTAAACCGAATTTAATTGCGGATTATTTGTATGATTTATCGAAAAAGTTAAACAGTTTTTACAATAATTGTCCTATCTTAAATCAAGAAGAGGAAATTTTGAAATCCAGAGCCTATTTGGCAAAACAAGCTGGAGAAGTGATTAAGCAAGGATTGAGCTTATTAGGAATTCAAACTTTGGACAGAATGTAAAAATAGAATTACGATATGGAAGTTAATATAAATACTCTTGTGGGAGGGTAAACTTTTCTTAGGCTATTGTAGTTGTGCTTTGACTTTTATTTTATTTGGTGTTAGAATGATTTTAGGATATTTTAAAATAGAAAAGA containing:
- the argS gene encoding arginine--tRNA ligase, with protein sequence MLLVNKELSKILTSTVEKLYADKEMKEVEIAPATNEKFGDFQCNFAMMNSKIIGKNPRMIAEEIQKNLVENEVIEKLEIAGPGFINIFLKEAYLSTFIKKIGKEKFDFSFLNRKGDVVIDFSSPNIAKRMHIGHLRSTIIGDSICRIYRYLGYHVIGDNHIGDWGTQFGKLIIGYRKWLDQDAYKKNAIEELERVYVKFSQESEEHPELEEEARLELKKLQDGDEENYNLWKEFIQVSMEEYEKLYSRLDIHFDTFYGESFYHPIMPEVVKELVERGIAKEDDGAKVVFFPEEENLFPCIVQKKDGAFLYATSDIATVKFRLHTYDVNRLIYLTDERQQDHFKQFFRITEMLGWNVEKYHVWFGIMRFADGVFSTRKGNVIRLEELLDEGKRRAYEIVQEKNPSLPEEEKQHIAEVVGVGAIKYADLSQNRQSPIIFEWDKILSFEGNTAPYLQYSYARVQSILDKAKNLGKEATEDVVLVLQDKYERSLANYMTIFPSSVLKAAETCKPNLIADYLYDLSKKLNSFYNNCPILNQEEEILKSRAYLAKQAGEVIKQGLSLLGIQTLDRM